A window from Mangifera indica cultivar Alphonso unplaced genomic scaffold, CATAS_Mindica_2.1 Un_0016, whole genome shotgun sequence encodes these proteins:
- the LOC123205811 gene encoding transmembrane 9 superfamily member 7 produces the protein MEKPKVSPTTKIMATLFFTLLFISSAHSFYLPGVAPRNFQRRDPLNVKVNKLSSTKTQLPYDYYFLKYCKPKKILNSAENLGEVLRGDRIENSVYQFEMREDMPCKVACRVKLNAEATKNFREKIDDEYRVNLILDNLPVAVRRQRRDGSQSTTYDHGFRVGFKGNYQGSKEEKYFINNHLSFRVMYHKDPETDSARIVGFEVTPNSINHEYKEWDEKNPQLSTCNKDTKNLVQGTAVPQEVDKDKEVVFTYDVTFKESDIKWASRWDTYLLMNDDQIHWFSIINSLMIVLFLSGMVAMIMMRTLYRDIANYNQLETQDEAQEETGWKLVHGDVFRAPVNAGLLCVYIGTGVQIFGMTLVTMIFALLGFLSPSNRGGLMTAMVLLWVFMGLFAGYSSARLYKMFKGTEWKRNTLKTAFMFPGILFAIFFILNALIWGEQSSGAVPFGTMFALVFLWFGISVPLVFVGSYLGFKKPAIEDPVKTNKIPRQIPEQAWYMKPVFSILIGGILPFGAVFIELFFILTSIWLNQFYYIFGFLFIVFIILLITCAEITIVLCYFQLCSEDYNWWWRSYLTAGSSALYLFLYSIFYFFTKLEITKFVSGILYFGYMIIISYAFFVLTGTIGFYACFWFVRKIYSSVKID, from the exons ATGGAGAAACCCAAAGTCTCCCCAACGACGAAAATAATGGCAACACTTTTCTTCACTCTCCTTTTTATCTCCTCTGCTCACTCTTTTTATCTTCCCGGTGTTGCCCCTCGTAATTTTCAACGA AGGGATCCACTCAACGTCAAAGTTAACAAGTTGTCTTCTACAAAGACACAACTGCCATATGACTACTACTTCTTGAAATATTGTAAGCCCAAGAAGATTTTGAACAGTGCAGAAAATTTGGGGGAGGTTCTTCGTGGTGATAGGATTGAAAATTCTGTATATCAG TTTGAAATGAGAGAGGATATGCCCTGCAAAGTAGCCTGTCGAGTGAAACTTAATGCTGAAGCCACAAAAAATTTCAGGGAAAAGATTGATGATGAATATCGGGTTAATTT GATTCTTGACAACCTTCCAGTTGCAGTACGTAGACAAAGAAGGGATGGAAGCCAGTCTACCACATATGACCATGGTTTTCGTGTTGGGTTCAAAGGAAACTACCAAGGG AGCAAGGAGGAGAAATACTTTATCAATAACCACTTGAGCTTCAGAGTCATGTATCACAAGGATCCTGAAACTGATTCTGCACGAATTGTTGGGTTTGAAGTTACTCCAAACAG TATTAATCATGAGTACAAGGAATGGGATGAGAAGAATCCTCAGTTGAGTACTTGCAATAAAGACACCAAAAATTTAGTTCAAGGAACTGCTGTTCCACAAGAAGTTGACAAAGATAAGGAAGTTGTGTTCACATATGATGTTACCTTCAAG GAGAGTGATATCAAATGGGCATCTCGCTGGGATACATACCTCCTCATGAATGATGATCAGATCCATTGGTTCTCCATCATAAACTCACTGATGATTGTCTTATTCCTTTCTGGTATGGTGGCCATGATCATGATGAGAACTCTGTACAGAGATATCGCAAACTATAATCAGTTGGAAACCCAAGATGAGGCTCAAGAAGAAACAGGATGGAAACTTGTTCATGGAGATGTCTTCAGGGCACCAGTCAATGCTGGTTTACTTTGTGTTTATATTGGTACAGGAGTCCAGATCTTCGGGATGACACTGGTAACAATGATTTTTGCTTTACTGGGGTTCCTATCTCCATCCAACCGGGGAGGGCTTATGACTGCTATGGTTCTCTTGTGGGTTTTCATGGGCTTATTTGCTGGTTACTCATCAGCACGATTGTACAAAATGTTCAAGGGCACAGAGTGGAAGAGAAATACATTGAAAACTGCCTTTATGTTCCCGGGTATACTTTTTGCTATCTTCTTCATACTAAATGCCTTAATCTGGGGAGAACAATCTTCTGGTGCAGTACCATTCGGAACGATGTTTGCTCTTGTTTTCTTATGGTTTGGTATATCAGTTCCCTTGGTCTTTGTGGGTAGTTACTTAGGCTTCAAAAAGCCAGCCATTGAAGATCCAGTTAAGACAAACAAGATTCCTAGGCAGATACCAGAGCAGGCATGGTACATGAAACCTGTGTTCTCCATACTAATTGGAGGCATTCTTCCGTTTGGAGCTGTCTTCATTGAGCTCTTCTTCATCTTGACATCAATATGGCTGAACCAGTTCTATTACATCTTTGGCTTCCTTTTCATAGTATTTATCATCCTATTGATCACTTGCGCTGAGATTACTATAGTGCTCTGCTACTTCCAGTTATGCAGTGAAGACTACAACTGGTGGTGGAGATCTTACCTTACTGCTGGCTCCTCAGCGCTGTACCTTTTCCTCTACTCAATTTTCTACTTCTTCACCAAGTTGGAGATCACAAAGTTTGTTTCTGGCATCCTTTACTTTGGTTACATGATCATTATTTCATATGCTTTCTTTGTCTTGACTGGGACTATCGGCTTCTATGCCTGCTTCTGGTTTGTACGGAAAATCTATTCCTCTGTGAAAATCGACTGA
- the LOC123205812 gene encoding WD-40 repeat-containing protein MSI4-like, whose protein sequence is MKERTKGMERSVDERYTQWKSLVPVLYDWLANHNLVWPSLSCRWGPQLDQATYKNRQRLYLSEQTDGSVPNTLVIANCEIVKPRVAAAEHIAQFNEEARSPFVKKYKTIIHPGEVNRIRELPQNSKIVATHTDSPDVLIWDVEAQPNRHAVLGATESRPDLILTGHQDNAEFALAMSPTEPFVLSGGKDKSVVLWSIQDYVSTLAAEPASTKSPGSAGANTKSSSKGGGSTDKPTESRSIGPRGIFLGHEDTVEDVQFCPSSAQEFCSVGDDSCLVLWDARTGSTPALKVEKAHNADIHCVDWNLHDVNLILTGSADNTIHMFDRRNIVSGGVGTPVHVFEGHSAAVLCVQWSPDKSSVFGSSAEDGILNIWDYEKIGKKQDSTGSRTPNSPPGLFFRHAGHRDKVVDFNWNASDPWTIVSVSDDCESTGGGGTLQIWRMIDLIYRPEDEVLAELDTFKSHILSCEKN, encoded by the exons ATGGGGTCCACAACTTGATCAAGCTACCTACAAGAATCGTCAGCGTCTTTACCTTTCTGAACAG ACTGATGGCAGTGTTCCAAATACACTTGTAATAGCAAACTGTGAGATTGTTAAACCTAGGGTTGCTGCTGCAGAGCACATAGCCCAG TTCAATGAAGAAGCACGCTCTCCCTTTGTGAAGAAGtataaaacaattattcatCCTGGCGAG GTGAACAGAATCAGGGAACTCCCACAAAACAGTAAAATAGTAGCCACACACACTGACAGTCCTGAT GTACTCATTTGGGATGTTGAGGCTCAACCCAACCGTCATGCTGTCCTGGGAGCTACAGAGTCTCGTCCTGATCTG ATATTGACTGGGCACCAAGATAATGCTGAATTTGCTCTTGCTATGAGTCCAACTGAGCCATTTGTGCTTTCTGGag GTAAGGACAAGTCAGTTGTTTTATGGAGTATTCAAGATTATGTCTCAACTTTGGCGGCGGAACCAGCTTCTACAAAATCTCCAGGATCTGCTGGTGCCAATACTAAAAGCTCATCTAAGGGTGGTGGGAGTACTGATAAACCTACAGAGAGCCGCTCTATTGGACCGCGGGGTATCTTCCTAGGGCATGAGGACACTGTTGAAGATGTTCAGTTCTGCCCATCAAG TGCACAGGAGTTCTGCAGTGTAGGTGATGATTCTTGCCTTGTACTATGGGATGCCAGAACTGGTTCTACTCCGGCTTTGAAG GTTGAAAAAGCTCATAATGCTGATATTCATTGTGTTGACTGGAACCTTCATGATGTAAATCTCATTCTGACAGG GTCTGCTGATAACACAATTCACATGTTTGACCGTCGAAACATCGTGTCTGGTGGAGTTGGGACTCCTGTTCATGTATTTGAGGGTCACAGTGCTGCTGTCCTTTGTGTGCAG TGGTCACCAGACAAGTCATCCGTCTTTGGCAGTTCAGCAGAGGATGGAATTTTAAACATCTGGGATTATGAGAAG ATTGGTAAAAAGCAAGACTCTACTGGATCAAGAACGCCAAATTCTCCACCAGGCTTATTCTTCCGACATGCTGGGCATAG GGACAAGGTTGTCGACTTCAACTGGAATGCATCTGATCCATGGACAATCGTCAGTGTGTCTGATGATTGTGAGAGTACTGGAGGAGGTGGCACACTTCAG ATATGGCGGATGATTGATCTGATCTACCGGCCGGAGGATGAGGTTTTGGCAGAGCTGGACACGTTCAAATCTCACATTCTCAGttgtgaaaaaaattaa